AAGTCATCCCCACCCAAAATGCTGCATTAGGCATAATTCCATCAAatcacacacacgcgcatgcgcgcacacacacactcaatataCAACAAATCCATTGCTGGAAATATTCACACCCAAAAAACACTCTTCTGTATTTCTATCATACACATTAGcaagtgtatgcacacacacatgcatacacacaaacacataggaaGAGGCATATGTTTCCACAGCTGCCTGAAGCACCATCCCTACACGTGCACTCCTATAACACTTGAAGAAGCACCTGGCCCTGGTACAGTTGGCAGGAGGATTGGTCCTGAAAGCTGCCTGTAAAACTCCTGCACTCTCTGGTTATTTATCTTGTATTCCATAGTTCAGCCtgactctttatttatttatttatttatttatttatttatttatttatttattgttattattattatcattattattttcattattattattattattattattattattattattattttgcttttataagaCTGGAACTAAGAAGCAGCACCATCACCATACACAGTGTTCCTGAAAGCTTCTGAGTTGGAGGAAGCACCAATCACCCTGACCCTCATCAAATTGGCCTCATAAGAGTAACTAGTCTCTAGTGTTCCTGCTCCAGGAATACAGGCCTGAGGAACGTGGATGTTGCCTTCAAATGGAGACTAAGGTGCTCCCAGGGTCTTGAGCCCAAAGCATGGTCAGTCACTCCCTCTGTAGGTCCTCCCCGGACAAGCTCTGACTCCTGCTACCACTCGATCCTGTGATGTGAGGGAGGCACACGGTACCCTTGGGGGACAAAAAATAAGTTTCATTTTGTGGCACTCTGTCTTCCTGAGGATGGTTGCATGCAGATACTATGCATGAGTTCGAAGGTGTTTATgaagctgtgattttttttccatcatgGCAGCTACACAGTAGTGCCATTAGGCACAAAATGACACTTAGGCAGTTAGATGAAAACATGCCCTTCTATGATGACACATCTCTGATCTACTGAGGGCCTATGCAAATGCAGTATATGTAAGAAGAGGAAAGGCcgtgggagctgggagctgtgcAAGAGGGGGAGATTGTGTGATCAAAGAAAGCATTGGTTTTTACTGTGTGTACACAAACAGACCCACATTAGAGGGCTTGCAAAGAACAGGCAgacaataaaatatgaatgtgCAACATGGGCCACAGTAGCTGTGCATAATTCTATGTGCCACTGTGAACAGAAATGTGTGAGTGGTTGCCACtctctaaaatttaaattctaaatgCTAGCACTTGATTATACATGACCAACGTGTGCACAATTGTATGGGATCTTGGCTCTTGCACCGATGCTCATCTGCTAATGTGGATGTAAGTGCACACTCTGGGTCCATAGTTCAAGACTGTGTATTTATAGAAACCAAACAGAATCTACACACACCTGCCTGCCCGCACCTGTGCACATGTGGACTTGCAATCACATACGCATGTTTCTGCACACAGCTTCACAGATCTGAATGTCGACAAGGGCCAACATAAACTGCAGCAAGACTCGGAAGCTATTTCACAGGCGAGCTTCACCTTCATCTTACACAgcactcctctcttcccttcttagAAGGTAGGGCATGGGTGGGCATTCAGGAAAAGCCCTAGAAGGATTCTTACTAaccaatggaagaagaggaggaaaacagtCAGTAAAATAGTGTGctgacttgacacaagctagagtcatccagGAAGAGGGAGCATCAGTTGAGAAAACGTCTCCATTACATtagcctgtgggacattttcttgattaataattgatgtgggacaACACAGCTTACTGTGGAAGGTGCCAACACCCGGGTAAATCTGGGTGGCAGAAGAAAACATGGCAGAGCAAACCCTGTAGAGCAAGCAGcatcctccacggcctctgcttcagttcctgcctcctggaccctggcttgagttcctgtcctgacctcccttCATGGTGGACTGACATAAACTCCTTCCTCCCcaaactgcttttggtcatggtgtttatctcaGCAATAAAAACTTAACTAGGTTAGGTAGGGGGGCTCTTCATtgggttttcttttacttttctcccCCTTTAGAGAATAACAAAGAAAAGCTAGAAGTCATTAACTCCTTTGCAAAATATCCTCAGCTTCACCTTCCACATCCTATGACTTAGCTCCTCTCCTTTAAGGTCTCTTGTCACAGAACTGCCCTGAACTTCTAGAATGAGATTTAGACATGGAGAAGAAGAATCTCTGAAACAAGTTGCCTTTGTCCTTCGAATGAAGTCTGTGGGGCCAGTGGTATAACTTGGTGGGACATCATTTGCCTGGCAGGCAGAGAaccctgagtttaatctccagcatCACCACAGGAAAACTATAAGTTAAGCCTTTCAGTTCGTTTTTAAGTTAGTGTACAAAGCATCGGGCTTTGTAATGGTGTTTTCCTGCACATATGTCTTGGTTCCTCCATTTAACTCTTGACTTTACTATTTACTAGTCCATCGACCTCGGGACAATTGCTTAACAAAGACAGTTGGAACAATATCTCTCAGAAATTGTTGTGAGAATTATTTACTATAATCCATATAAAGTTCTCACACACTGACCAGACACAGAGTCTCAGTACATTTGCGTACACTCACCAATACAGGCTAATGAGTCATCGGACTGGATTTCAGCTAAATATTGTGCAGCTCTTGTGTAGGGAGCTGCATATCTGATGTCAGACATCACTGTTGGGACATCACTCCCTCCTCCTTTTGGGCCTGTTTCTCCTCGCCCTTCACTGACGAGAATTTAACATGTATACagataagtgtgtgcatgtggtattcatcaaataacattttattttcactcaCCATCTAAAGTGTGTGAGGTCAATGTTTTCTTGCTCTTGTCTCTAGGAACAAATGCTCTGGTACTATTCTCACATTACTGTCAAGCCTCCAAGATTCCAATCTGCTGTGCTGGTTATCAGGCAGCAGCCGAACCACTTATCTCCACTCCTCTACTGCCGCCATGTGGCTATGGTTAGTTATAACCAGCACTTCCATGTGACTTGGCAAgatatggatttttcttttctttaaaatttttatgagtGTATGCAATGTATCTTTAATATATCCGCCCCCAAatccctcctccaactccttccaggACTCTTTTGACCTTCATGTCTTCCTtttatatagttttcttttttaaagaaatttacacATCTGCACTGCGTATATAATACTTTTATCTTTTTACCCACCTAACTCCTGTTATGGTAGTTGTCGTCGTCATCACCGTTGTTGTCCCCAGCCCCACTCCAAAGTTCATGACTTCTTCTTTAGCTTTTATTATTACACActgacatatatgtgtatgtatgtacacgtgCATATACAACATCTGAGTGCATTTAGCATTGCTTGAACGTACATATGTCAAGGTCTGACCACTTAAGGTTGAATAACCTAGGCAGGATCTTgtccttggagaaaactgattctctgtctctccacagcCATTGACCAAGTGTTAGCTCTTCTTTAGATCAACTGTAATAGTCTCTAtctgctggaaaaaaaaagaagcttctttgatgaaaggCAAGAGCTATATTTATCTGTGGTTATAAGGAAAATTACTTAGAACACCATTAGTTTAGAAAAAGGGCcatagtaggttctcctctagggtcTATGACCTCTCTAGCCATGGGTAGCTGTCTAGGTTTATAGTGAATTCCATCTCAATGAGCTGGCCTTAAGTCTACCTAAGTTGGTTAGCCCTGAGATAAAAATGCCACCACTGAACTATTAGAGGTGACTGGTTGGTCATTGTGGTTTTGTAGGTTTTACATAAAGGTAAAACTATGAATTATTTCTCCCTCTTGTCAGCTTCCAATACAATGAAGGAGGAGGCTTCAAGATCAGTTCAATTTCTCAAGCTCCTGTATctaaagtgtgtggtgtcttcagcaataggacctAACCTTCAAGTTCTGGAAGGCAGTCAAAGGGCAATGATAATTATTTTAGGCGTCTCCTGTGAATGCTCCAAGTCAAGGAGAGATTTCCCATGCCCGGCATTGGGATTTTTGTTAAATAATTCATGTCTCTTCAGGGTAGTGCCATCACCCTGCGAAGTGTAACtccttgtgtgtgcatgggtgtgtgtgtgtgtgtacctatgaaGGTCAGATGACAAGtttcaggagttgattctctACTTCTAtgatgtgggttccagggatgaaATTCAGGTTCTCAGGCCTGAGTTAAGTGTTAAATGCCCTTCTGAGCCAGaaagctgttgtttgtttgtttgtttgtttgtttgtttgtttgtttttaggacaGTCCCATTCTATAGCctatgctgtccttgaactcatggcaatgtTCATACCTTAGctgtcaagtgctgggactacaggaaCAAGGCATCACACTTGgcattgctttttatttacttggtaatagccattctgattagggtaagatgaaatctcagtgtggttttgatttgtattttcctggtgACTCGGGGTACAGAACACTGAAACTAGATTTCTACTTCTGACCATGCTCAAATATCTATCCAAACAGATCCAACACTCTAATGTCAAACCTGAAACTTTGAGACTATTAGAGTAATGAGCACTTCAAGACATGGATATAAGCAGTctttctcaaaaggaaaatagTATCAATGTCAGATTACCTGAATGTAGTTTGTGAGtggtacataaaaataaaagtaaagaccAGGATGTTGGAGATGACAAGAACACGGGACAGTCACTAAGGAAAGTTGGAGTTTATTAGGGCTCACCATTCCAGAAGGGTAGGATTCCATCATGGTAGCAAAGCaggacagcaggagcaggaagttgGGTGCTTACATCTTTAACCATGAGcacaaagcagaaaaggaaagaaaaaagtaggaTGAGACCTTAAGATCTCAAACCCagccagcatggtggtgcacatctttcatcccagtgctggggaggcagagacaggtggatctctgagtttgaagccagcctgggctacagagtgaattccaggacagccagggctccacagagaaactccaAATATCTCCAAGGCCACGCCcaagggacacacttcctccagcaaagccaaaTCTCCTAGtcttcccaaacagctccaccaactggggacacCAAGTGGTCAAAAGCTTTGAGGGttatttctcattcaaaacactgCAAACCTCATGGGGCTGTACCACATGCTGCTACTCTGCATGGGACAGAAAGAGTCCAGTAGAGGGGAAGACATGTTGTCTATCTATTGGTGCGTCCATCAGGCTCCAATACTTAGTTTCAAATTCAGGATCACATAGGCACCCCCAATTAAGATCTATGGGacactaaacaaaaccaaaattagtTAATAGGGGAAATGATTGATGAAGGTGGGCCCAGCCacagtgggtggtgccactcATAGGCAGGTTGTCCTGcgttgcataagaaagcagggagagaaagccagtaagcagagttCCTACTTCAGCTcctctccaggtccctgccttgagttcctgccctgacttcccttagtgatggaTTATAAAGTGAaagctgaaatgaacccttttcctcccaagttgcttttagttgtGGTGTTTActatagcaatagaaagcaaccTATAATGCTATTAATGCTGTCTTCTAAGAGGACATGTCATGACTATCATATCACCTTCGAATATTGGTGTTTGTACCCATAACTCTATGCTGCTGTCAGGCTTAACCAGGGAAGCTCTTTTTGCAGCGGGCACCCATTTCTGTAGATTCACGGCTAGTCAAAGGGCTGAGGAAAAGGACTGACTGTTTTTTGGTCAGCCTGATAGGGCATCTATATCTCCTCCAAAGCTCAGGGAACAGAATGGATGGGGAGTCAGAAAGAATTGAGTTGAATGAAGGAGAAAGGGTGTGGAACACTGTCTTCCTGGACTCTTCCTGTTGCATGCAGAGTAGCAGCATGAGTGGGAGGGTGAAGGGAATAAGAGAAGATAATGGGAGAATATGGTCAAAatgttgtttatatattttttatatatgataGAATAATTATGTCATGGATGGGAGAGGGGCTCATGAGGCTTCACCCCTTCCTAAGGAGCTATTGGCTGTTAATGGTTGctgaggaaaagggagacatttccTTTAGTAGTGTAGCCGCTCGTAAGTTGCCCAGATCCAGTCAATATAATCCCTTACTCATGTTCCTGTAAGCAACTGTAACTAAACTCAGTGGACCATCAAAACTCAAAAAGACctcaaagtgaaataaaaactatTTGGGAAAAGGAAGATCAGCAGGAGTGGATGTCAAGAGAGTAGtatggtaaatataatcaaaatgtattatatctgtgtatgaaattatcaaaattattttgtgaagaaattttttaagtgtttctgcCAATTTTTTCAGTGACTCTTCTAAACATCTATACTATGAATGATGCAAAACACAGTGCAAATCACAAAGGTGTTAAATGTTTTAGCAAAATGCTGGGAATTTAAACATCTGATATACGGGCTGAGTCAATATGGTATAGTTTATTTAGATGGTGAATTATAAAGCAACTGATTTATTCAGAACTTTACAATATACCAAAGTATTTTAGTATGTACTGTTACATAAAGTAGAACACAGAATTCAGTAACTATCAATGTTATtaagaatggggaaaaaaactggaaaaaaataaactagaatATTGACATCAGTTGTCTCTGCTCCTATGATTGTCTTCACTTCTACAATGAGCTCCTTAGTCAGAAAATGATACTGTTTTTGTTGATTAACTCCAACAGGTACTTTCAGGATTCATTTCCTGCTAGCTTCTGAGCAACCAAAAAACTCACGTGTGAACTAAAGCTAATATTTACTTCCAGATTCATTTCTTTTCCCGATACTAGAACATTAAAGAgtaattaaaaggaagaaaaaatttgAATGATGATGActtttataaatacacacatacacataaagctAGAAAGATATCTGTAAAAATGGTGACAGTAATTATCAATAGTAAAATTTTATggctttttaaatatctttttaacttaatttttattgtatgttctATGATAAACATGTTTCATAATAGaaagtttataataaaaaagtTTGCTATCTTTCTAAAACCCAAACACCAAACAGATTTCAGCAAGTCAATGGAATATCaacagttattaaaatattacagaaGAGTATTTAATAGCATGAAAAACTTCTGATGTTAGTAACTGATCATACTATCTGACAGTATGCTCAGAATGATCCCAATGTCATTTAAAGATAAACCAAAGCCTATGaatccataaaaaaaaaaccctataatacataaaaaaaaaaaaaaaaaccctatatatGAATGGTACCAAAACATACAGTATTCAGGTGgcagaattatatttttaaaccatttttgcATCTGTATTTTGGCCAATTTTCCTCTAGTAAAtaggaatttttttctaataggcaaaaaaagctttttaaaaagttgaggtTAAACAAAGCGTTACCTTTTTAAATAACAGAGGAACAGATGCTGATGAGCAGGATACAGAAAGGTCCTCCTACTGAGGTTTTCAAGCTCTACACACCAGTGTCAGTCAATAGGATGCCTGCCTCCCAACACCATGACAGCAGTCAGCAAGAAAACATCCCTTCCTGTTCATACTTCATTATGCTGGACTGGACCAGTGACTCCCACAGCAGAGACCACTGCTAACTACAGCATCAGGCACCATCTGGAACCTTTAGTTTTgacagtgctgggaatcagataCCTTGGAGCTACGTGTATGCTAGGTTAAGAgttcaccactgagctatattcccaacCTTGTATGGACCCTGGTGGAGAAGGATCTGGAGAAAATAAGTACAGCTATGAGTCTGATTGCAAGTAAACATGATTTGCAATCAAGTGATTATGGAAATGCACTGTTTACACTGCACAGAACACACTCACTAGGGAATTCTACTCTCAGACCTGCTGGAATTCTGAGGTCATCAGAAGACAATTTTCAAGACATTGCCTTCAAGGGTGCCATGTCAATATTGACTGGAAACAATTTCAGAGATGTCACGCTAGAGATGTAAACAGCTCAAGAACCCAGCTTCCTGTTTATATAATTAGAAATCGCTTTACTGCTAGCCACAAAGTGAGTCAGGATTCTGATTTAATCTGAGTTTCTTGACTTTCCACATACTAAACCAGACTACAAAGAGCAGCTGTAAAGccagaagacaggaaggacagaaataaatacagacaTGTGTCCTCTAGCCCAAACAATGAGACAGCTACAGAACTAGATTATCAGTTCAATCTATTTCTAGATCGCTGTCTTCACTGTGACAGGTGGCAGAGTTTCGCACAGATGTCAGCACCAAGACTTCCTTTTCTGGGAGCAATCCAAATTCCTGTAGGAAAGCTTCAAGGTCTACAGCAAAGAAATCTTCGCCCAGCTGGTCAGTGACACGAACAAAATTGCCAATCAATTCACCCGCCTTGTAGATGAGCAGAGCAGGAAGGGCATTCCGGGTAAAACGACTGCTGGCCCCAATAACCGAGCTCCTCACTCGGCAGAATTTGACAGTGGGGTACTCTGCGGCAAGGCAGATCATGCAGCCATTCATGGCTTCAGTCCCTGGGACACCATCTTCATAAATATGAACCATGATAAGGGTGCTTTTCTGCTCTTTATCAATCATATCTAAAAATCCTTCTCCACTGGGGATCTCAAGCACTTGCTTGAATTGGGGCCCTTTATGAAGCTGCTGCCGCATCTCGTCCATCCTCTGCTTCCGATACTGCTGCAGAAACTCTTCATCATCCAAATTCTTGTCCATCATACCACACTCCTTCAGAGTCATCTGCAGGAAAACCAGCAGACATGGAGAACCAAGACAGACACGGAACATATGTGATTGATGTAGATATGTACCCAGTACTTAGAAACATGAGGCTTCACACTAGTGTCTTATTCATATTATATCGTCTCTTAAAATTTGTATGGATAGAGGTGTATTTTATGTGCACCAGGTGCATGctggagcctgtggaggccagaagggggcactggcTCCCCAGGAACTGCAGTTAcaaaggttgtgagccaccacataggtgctgggaaccaaccctggATCATCTATAAAAACAAGTACTTTTAACAGCTGAATCTTCTTTCCAGATcatctttgaaatgttttcattacTTTGACTTTCAGGGATCAGGGGAAGGGAGCATGCTCATACCATGGTGCTcctgtggaagttagaggacaacttgcaggatttAGGTTAAGACTTATGCCCTTGGCCATCGTGACTGAATTCACCTATGACTGAATTCTTGAGTTAATCTCATTGGAAGAACTTTAAtaactccattttgtaaatgtaggTATTAACCCAAAGATTTTACATTATTTGCACAAATTCACACAAGTATAAAGTACAAGACTAGGATTCAAACTAGAACTTTTAAAgatctctttttatcttttaattatgtgtatatatgtatgtgtgtggggaggtatGCATGTGCCTACATAGttcaaaagagggtgtcagattcccagGAGCAGTTGGAAGTCATCTTTTGAGTTCTGAGAACCACACTGGGGTCTCTAAGAGCAGTGTCTATTCTTATccaataagccatctctctagccccttaaaCTAGATTTTAGAAACTCAAGTTTGAAACTTCAATACCATTTTGCTTCTCATTCCAATACAGCAGCACCACATAGTACCACGTTCCCTCTGAGCATTCCTGTCAGTCTAGACTAAGTTCTAGTCACTCTTACCTCTTTTTGAAAAGACAACACAATTAAGGAACTTCCAAAGGAACACAGCTCACATCCACATGACACATGACGAGTGATAAATTGCACTTtaaggtttattcattttatgtgtgttttgctgcatatatttatgtgcacCAAATGAGTGCttggtgcctttggaggtcagatctcctggaaccggAGTCATGGATGTTTGTGGAccactttgtgggtgctgggggatcaaacccaggtcctctgcaagaacatgtgttcttaaccattgagccagctctccagtccaaaaatttttttttcaattctgaaacaaggtttccctgtgtagaacaggctagcctggttctcactatgtatcccaggctggtttcaaacaaACAATCCTGagcctgtcttagcctcccatGTAGTGGAATTAGACATGTACTACCAGGCTCTGCTTTTTTATTGCCAGTTAGCTGACTGTAGCTGTCTTACTCGTGCAGCAGCAGCTATGGGTGTCTCATAACCTGCTTTTGTCTCTAGGCAATGTTAACTACCTTATAATGACTGAGCATGGTAGCTCtccacccctttaatcccagcaatcaggaggcaggtACAGATGGGTCTTTATGAtctacagcctggtctacacagtgagttctaggccagcacagtgagactctgtctcaaaagaaaaaaattaataatttataaatatttcttcatgCTTCAAAGCATTTTTACAAATtgatatacatacatcatactgaCCTCCCTCCGGCCTCATTTCTGTCAGACAGAGCAGAATCTCTTACAactgacctgtggtcacatgacTGCTGTTTCATTTTGGTGTCTCTGCTCAACAGCTGTGAGCAGCAGGCACACTATGCTATAGCCAGCTTACCTGACAGATCTTTCTCCTGGCCTGGTGCAGCAATACATCTCTGACTAACCCTGTATAGACTAGAGGTGGTAAGCAGGGGCCACACTAAACTGGAACACTGGATCAGTAGTGTCATAACCAGCATCTTTCTGAATTCTCTTTACCAATCTTCTTCCCATTGCTCTAAGTTTGGATGATTTGACTGCATCTTTTAGCTGATACCGCCTTTGTCTAGGTTTTATGCCCTGAAATCATTCCCCAGTCAAAGTGATCGACTTAGTTTTATCTGCATCCTCATGTTggctgatatttttaaatgtcaacttgttCTTGCTTGCTGAGCTCCAGttgaaggagaagaggggatAAGTAAGGAGGTGCCCATACCATGGCTCGTACAAAGCAGACTGCCCGCAAATGTACTAGAGGTAAAGAACCCAGGAAACAAATGGCTACAAAAGCCGCTCGCAAGAGTGCACCCTCTACTGGAGGGGTGAAGAAACCTCATCGTTACTGGTACTGTAGCACTCAGTGAAATCAGATGCTATCAGAAGTCCACTGAACTTCTGATTAGCAAGCTCCCCTTTCAGCGTCTGGTGTGAGAAATTGCTCAGGACTTCAAAAAGACCTGCGCTTCCAGAGAGCAGCTATTGGTGCTTTGCAGGAGGCAAGTGAGACCTATCTGGTTGGCCTTTTTGAAGATACCAACCTGTGTGCTGTCCATGCTAAACGTGTAACAATTATGCCATAAGACATCCAGCTAGCACACCACATACGCGGAGAACGTGCTTAAGTGTCCACTATgaggggaaacatttcattctcaaaaaaatttttttcctcttcttcctgttatcagtagttttgaatgttagatattttttccaTGGGGTCAAAGGTACCTAAGTATATGATTGCGAGTGGAAACataggggacagaatcaggtattggCAGTTTCTTcacgttcatttgtgtgtgaatttttaatataaatgcaagatATAAAGCATTAACGCAAGCAAAATGTTTCTGTGAATACATTTCAACAGTTCAACcttataacaattataaataaacctattaaaattttctggacaatgccagcat
The DNA window shown above is from Rattus rattus isolate New Zealand chromosome 5, Rrattus_CSIRO_v1, whole genome shotgun sequence and carries:
- the LOC116901351 gene encoding phosducin-like protein; amino-acid sequence: MTTLDDKLLGEKLQYYYSTSEDEDSDHEDKDRGRGAPASSSTPAEAELAGEGISINTGPKGVINDWRRFKQLETEQREEQCREMERLIKKLSMSCRSHLDEEEEQQKQKDLQEKISGKMTLKECGMMDKNLDDEEFLQQYRKQRMDEMRQQLHKGPQFKQVLEIPSGEGFLDMIDKEQKSTLIMVHIYEDGVPGTEAMNGCMICLAAEYPTVKFCRVRSSVIGASSRFTRNALPALLIYKAGELIGNFVRVTDQLGEDFFAVDLEAFLQEFGLLPEKEVLVLTSVRNSATCHSEDSDLEID